GGTCTCACATCAAGttaaatttgagtttaagtGGTGGTGACAAAGACCACATCTACCTTTTGTCCCATCACCTTGCGAGTTTGAAATTGTGGGTTTGAGTAGTGACAAGTTTCACTATTGTTCGGATGGTCTCACACCATGTCAAATTTGAGTTTAAGTGGCGGAGACAAAGATCACacctaccattttttttttttttttttaatgattatataAAAAAGTGGTGTGAGAGTGAAAATAATGCAAGTATGCAacaatctcttaaaaaaatatacgaTAACACAAAGAGGAGAGGAGTAGGATTACGACCCAGACAGGTAGCATAAACTAAAACAACATGGGACGTGGGTTGTTTGGGTTTCGAACATGGAATTGGAGGCAAGAAGAACAGTTTCAAAGTGGGGCTACAGAGATTTGGGTTACCCATATATAGACTCAAAAACATCTCGCTCTTCAAGATGCCACGTGGCTGAAATTTAAAAGGGTAAAAACATAGCTTGTTCAAGTTCAAGGTGTGTCCTCAACGACACCGTTTTACTGCCCGTTAAACCTcttgttctttctttcattcattCTCAATGGCAGGTCATGGCTAGGGTTTATGCATCCTTCAGAAGCCTCAAACATTCATCACCGCTCTTATCTCATCTTCCCATTCTTCCATAGGAGTCatgctctgtttggttgcccAGAAAAGGTAACCAAAAGAAacatcaaatttttcatttttttttctttgctctttGAATATATTTCTTTAACAATTTTGAGGCTTTGTTTATGAGtgtttattttctatttgttttttaaaattttagttcatgCTACATAAAGTTAAAatctttttaattgatttatatatacACTCTCTGAGACCAAACTTAACTCTTAGGCTTCACTAAATGCAATTCTACTTCAATCCCTTTATCTTTCAGGTTATTTTGCTTCAAAAGCTTGACCTTTTTCTTTACCCTGCAATGCTTCTTTGTGCAATTCCTAGAGTTGGTTATTGCTGCAGAATTGTCAAAACTGTGCGTTTCCTCCTCAGTTTTTCTTCATCTTGTGCTCTTAGAGCTGTAGAATTTGTCGAAGAGAGTAATACCCATGATTTTAATTACGCCGAATTACAGAGTAGAATGCAGAATTATGCCATCTCGGGTCACTTTAGAAAAGCTCTGGAAACTCTGAATTCAATGAGAAATGTACCTGGAAAACCTACCGTGTATGACTATAATGCTTTGATGTACTGCCATTTGAAGTCGCGAAATGTGTTGTTGGAAGTTTTGGTTGAAGTTTATGTTGGGATGAAAAGATTTGGGCCGGCCCCTAATGCGTCTACTTTCAATACGCTTCTTAATGGGATGATATCTCTTGGTAATTTGAAAGATTCGTTTTTTATTGCCAAAGAGATGTGTGAAAGTGGATTTGTGCCATCATTTAGTTTGTTAtcaaaaatgttgaaaaaatcACTTGGAGTGGGAAGTTTGGATGATTCACTTGGTGTATTTGATTTGATGTTGAGGTTGGAGTATTTCCCGACTGAACCCACCTTGAACCTATTGATTTCTATGCTCATCAAAGCTGGGAGGATTCGAGCGGCATTTTCTGCGTTCTCCGTTCTTTGGGGCAAAGGCTATTTTTGTAGTGTATATAGTTATAATCTCATTCTTTGGGCTTTGTGTAAGTCTGGTCAGATTTGTACAGCTTTGgcattgttttgtttgatgaagaagaagggTGTCATTCAGAATGTGTGCTCTTATTCTGCTTTAATATGTGGTTTTGGTAGAGAAGGTTTAGAGGAAGATCTTTTTCATTGTTTAGATGTAATGCAAAGTGATGGTTGTAAGCCAAATGTCAGAACATACACTATAATAATTAAGTTTCTTTGCGATGCTGGGAGGTTTGAGGAGGCACAGGAATACTTTGGTAGGATGGAAAGGGAAGGGTGTGACCCAGACTTGATTACGTATAATGTAATTCTCCGAGAACTTTGTCATCTAGATAGAGTGGGGGAAATTTCTGAGCTCATTCAGGTGATTGATCAAAAAGGGTTTTCACCCAATCCATATACATTTTCTGCCTTTGCTGGAGGCATGTTAAAAGTAGGCAAAATAGGAATTGCTCAAAAAATATTGCTTGATGTGATTTCAAGGGGATGTGGTCTGGATGTTGctgtatataatatatacttaaattgtTTATGTTGTGAGAATAGATCTAGAGAGGCATTATCTTTGTTGAAAGGTATGAGAGAAGGTGGTTTAATTCCAAGTAGTGTGTCTTATAACACAATTCTAAAAGGTTTTTGTAGAGAGAATAGTATTGAAGAAGCTTTGGAGCTCTTGGACAGTTTTGAGTGGGTAACAAATGGGCCAGATGTAGTTTCCTTCAATACAATTTTGTCTGCAGCATGCAAACGAGGAAACTCTTCAATGATTCAGAGGATTGTGTTTCGAATGGAGTGTGAAGGGGTTGAGCTTAATGTTGTCAGTTTAACATGCCTGATTCAGTATTTCTGTACAGtgggaaaattttcaaaatgtttgaATTTGGTGGAACACATGATGTGTAATGGCCCTCAACTCACAATAATTACTTTTAATTTGCTTCTGGACAAACTTTGCAAGAATGGGTTACTAGGAACTGCCCACCAGACTTTCAAATATCTTAGGAACACTGGGTGTGTACCCGATACAACAACATATAATATTCTTATACATTCTTCCATAAGGGAGGGTAATAACATGCTGGTGGGCCAATTGTTTAGGGACATGTACAGCCAGGGGCTAAAACCAGATGTTTATACCTATGGGTCTTTAATTGGTGGCCTTTGTAGGGAAGGGAAGATAACAATTGCTCTCCAGCTTAGGGATCAGATGCTAGGGAATGGGCTTACTCCAagtattacaatttacaacacCCTACTGGGGGCGATGTTTAGGACCAATAAGGTTTGTGACATCATTTCATTATTGAAAACTATGGTAATGGAAGGGTGTCAACCTAATGAGGTAACTTTTGAAATTCTTAACCAAGCAATGTCAAAAGGTTGGATGAAGAAATATCCAAAGTTTGCGAAAGTTCTAGGGCTTGTGATAAAAGAGACTCAGCACGGAGTGATAACAAGTTAATTGATTTGGAGTCTTGGAGCTTGCTACACCCACATCTTCtgaatttccaagaaaatcaaacctgTAGTCAGGTATGCAGGATCCTTGTTGCATATGttttatatctatatttatatatatatatatatatatatcttaattttTCAGATTTGAACACCAAGAGACAATTTTTAACATTCCACGTTCATTCTTACAATTCTTTCCCTCAATTTTTTCGTTCAACTTGTGCCATTCATGGACTCAAATGTCCATATAGCTTAAGCAATATATGTGatgtaaatatatatgtttaagggTCCTTTTGGATTGAGGgacagagagagagggagtagaggggagtagagtagagttggccaGGAATTAGCTTATCTCcggccaactctactctactcccctccacttCACCTCTctcccccctcaatccaaacaggtCCTAAAAGTTTTCTGGATAAACTTGTCTCTAGTATGATTGTTTGTCACATCCTTTCGACATTTGAATTACTGTTAGAGGTCCCGTATGTACTATAGTCTCAGGATAGGTTTACCAAGCACCAATTCAATTTTTCCTACTATGAAATTAATGGTAAAAGGTGTACGTTTTCACTGATATAGTTTGGATTATGATACATTTTTTCAAAGTTAGTAAGAGGTAGACAGCATTGACTGGGATAAAATAAGTAGTAAAGTAGGACAGGATTTGGAAAAAAACgttattgaattttttgcttGGTTATGCCATGTGTAAAGGGGTATGAATCTATTATCAATCATCTTGGAAGTTGCACTTGAATCTTTGGATGCACGATGGAACTGTTAATCTTGTGCTCACTTAAACCGAATCTCTCTTTCCTTGCACACTCATCCctgcctccatttttttttaatatttttttttatatttgtgttgGATTTACTAAATGCAgttgttaaattcaaatttttatcaacTGTACATTTCTGAAGGCATGAAAGCAGATACTGAACTGAAAGAGTTCCACAGCCTTGAGCACGCATGGATGTCTTTTGTGGATGGAACAAAATGGAGGGCATTGTTTCACTCCCTCGCAAAGAAATTGCTGCACAGCTATATGTGCAGACCTTGTGGGGTTCCAAACTGTTGAAATTGGGGTATGTAGTGACTACATGGTAATTCCATCTCTTTATACATATTCAAGTAATTATTCTTCTCGTGGCTGCAATTCTGTTGCTCATAAATATTTACTGGA
The sequence above is drawn from the Quercus lobata isolate SW786 chromosome 12, ValleyOak3.0 Primary Assembly, whole genome shotgun sequence genome and encodes:
- the LOC115971833 gene encoding pentatricopeptide repeat-containing protein At1g09900-like; amino-acid sequence: MHPSEASNIHHRSYLIFPFFHRSHALFGCPEKVILLQKLDLFLYPAMLLCAIPRVGYCCRIVKTVRFLLSFSSSCALRAVEFVEESNTHDFNYAELQSRMQNYAISGHFRKALETLNSMRNVPGKPTVYDYNALMYCHLKSRNVLLEVLVEVYVGMKRFGPAPNASTFNTLLNGMISLGNLKDSFFIAKEMCESGFVPSFSLLSKMLKKSLGVGSLDDSLGVFDLMLRLEYFPTEPTLNLLISMLIKAGRIRAAFSAFSVLWGKGYFCSVYSYNLILWALCKSGQICTALALFCLMKKKGVIQNVCSYSALICGFGREGLEEDLFHCLDVMQSDGCKPNVRTYTIIIKFLCDAGRFEEAQEYFGRMEREGCDPDLITYNVILRELCHLDRVGEISELIQVIDQKGFSPNPYTFSAFAGGMLKVGKIGIAQKILLDVISRGCGLDVAVYNIYLNCLCCENRSREALSLLKGMREGGLIPSSVSYNTILKGFCRENSIEEALELLDSFEWVTNGPDVVSFNTILSAACKRGNSSMIQRIVFRMECEGVELNVVSLTCLIQYFCTVGKFSKCLNLVEHMMCNGPQLTIITFNLLLDKLCKNGLLGTAHQTFKYLRNTGCVPDTTTYNILIHSSIREGNNMLVGQLFRDMYSQGLKPDVYTYGSLIGGLCREGKITIALQLRDQMLGNGLTPSITIYNTLLGAMFRTNKVCDIISLLKTMVMEGCQPNEVTFEILNQAMSKGWMKKYPKFAKVLGLVIKETQHGVITS